DNA sequence from the Eisenibacter elegans DSM 3317 genome:
CGTGTTGATGCTCGATGCACAGACGGCCATCCAGATTGTAGATACCAAGAAAGAGAACGACCTCATCATCCACCTCACCGAGCGTGAAGATTTGCCCCAGCTATTGGCCAACAAAGGTAATAGCGGCATTGCCAAGGTCGATGTGGAGCGCCGTCGCCTGATTACGGCCAACCACTCCGCTACTCACCTCATGCACTCTGCCCTACGTGAGGTATTGGGTACGCACGTAGCCCAGAGAGGACAGCTGGTCAATGAAAAGGCTTTGCGCTTCGACTTTTCGCATTTTGCCAAAATCAGCGACGAAGAGCTTGCCCGCATTGAGCAGATAGTCAACCAAAAAATCAGGGCCAATATCCCGCTCGAAGAGCGCCGCAATGTACCCATCCAAACAGCCGTAGAAGAGCTAAAAGCCACGGCCTTGTTTGGGGAGAAATACGGAGACTTTGTACGGGTGATTACCTTCGATGAGGCGTTTTCACGCGAACTTTGCGGAGGCACACACGTGACCCACACCGGGCAGATAGGCTTTTTCAAGATTGTAGCCGAAAGCTCCTCTTCTGCCGGAGTACGACGCATAGAGGCCATCACCGCCGATACAGCTGAAGCACACCTACAAGCCCAAACCGAACTACTCGATGCACTGAAGGCCTTGCTCAAAAATCCAAAAGATTTGCAAAAAGCAGTTGCCGACCTTATAGACGATAACAAACGCCTGCAAAAGCAAGTAGAGCAACTGGCCTTGGCACAGGTACAAGGGCTCAAACAAAGCTTGCTCGAACAAATAGAAGCCAAGGGTGATATTCAGTTTTTGGCACAAAAAGTAGCCCTGCCCTCTGCCGACGCACTCAAACAACTGGCTTTTGACCTCAAGGCCAAGGTCGATAACCTGTTTGCTGTATTGGCAGCAGATATCGATGGCAAGCCACAAGTAGCCGTAATGATTGCCGACAACCTAGTCAAAGAAAAAGGCTTGCATGCCGGAAACTTGGTCAAAGAATTGGCCAAGGAAATTCAAGGCGGCGGCGGCGGCCAACCCTTCTTCGCCACTGCCGGGGGGAAAGACCTTGGTGGCTTAGACAAGGTCGTAGCCAAGGCCAAGACGCTAGTCTGAGGCAAATAACTATCAATAGAACGCTGACAACAAACCTGAACAATCCCCTGATTATCAAAAAATAACTAGGGGATTTTTTCTACCCACTGACTGCTGCCGTTTGTGTGTTGGGTTCTTTGGAGAGGAATCAAAAGGAATTGATTACTTTTGCCTTCCCTTATTATTACAATACCTATGACTGTCGAAACCCTCACCCGCAAGCGCAAATCCCTTATCCTGAAAGTGGCTCTTTTTGCCACCGGCCTATCCGGCATTGTAGCAGAATATATCCTGTCTACCTTGGCGAGTTATTTTTTGGGAGACTCTGTATTCCAGTGGACGATGATTGTGTCCTTGATGCTGTTTTCGATGGGTTTGGGCAGCCGTATCACAAGCTGGTTCAAAGGTTATCTGCTAGAAATATTCATCGGAATCGAGTTCTTACTTTCTATCTTGGTATCTTTTTCAGCGATGATTGTGTATATCGCTGCCGGATATACTACTTATGGAGGCTTTTTTATCTATGGCCTGTGTATGTTGATAGGGCTATTGATAGGGCTGGAAATTCCCTTGGTTACGCGTTTGAATGAGGCATACCAAGACCTAAGGCTCAATATTGCCTCTGTGATGGAAAAAGACTATTACGGCAGCCTGTTGGGAGGGGTATTTTTTGCCTTTGTAGGCTTGCCCTACCTAGGCTTGACCTATACCCCTTTTGTGTTGGGAGGAGTTAACTTTGGCGTAGCAATCTTGCTCTTCTGGCGGCTGAAAAACTTGGTTGTTCCACAATACCAACGGACTCTGACCGTGGCGGCCTTCTTGACGGGGGTATCTTTGTTGGCAGGAGCTATCTTTACTGACCCGATTATCCAGTTTGCCGAACAACAAAAATACAAGGACAAGGTGGTATTTGCGGCACAATCCAAATACCAAAAAATAGTCATCACACAATGGCAAAACGACTATTGGCTTTACCTCAACGGCAAACAACAATTTTGTACGATTGACGAAGCGATGTATCACGAGCCTTTGGTACACCCAGCTATGCAGCTTTTTGGCCAAGCACGCGAGATTTTAGTCTTGGGCGGAGGTGATGGCTGCGCAGTCAGGGAGTTGCTCAAATATCCTTCTGTAGAAAAAATCACTTTGGTAGACCTAGACCCCCTGATGACCAATTTGGCCAAGACACAGCCCGTCCTGCTCTCCGTGAATGACAGCTCTTTTTTCGACCCACGGGTGCATATTGTTACACAAGATGCTTTTAAGTTTATGGCTGATAATCAGGCATATTATGATGTGATTATCAGCGACTTGCCAGACCCTAACAGCGTAGAAATCAACCGGCTCTATACCCGTGAGATGTATCAGATGTGTTACCGCTATCTGCGTCCTAATGGTGTGATGATTACACAAGCAGGCAGCCCCTATTTTGCCACCAAGGCTTTTGAGTGCATTTATCAGACACTCAGCGATGCGGGCTTTCAGGCTGTCCGTATGCACAATCAAATCATTACTTTTGGTGAATGGGGATGGGTTCTAGGGGTCAAAAATGAGGCTATCACCCCAGAACAAGTCAAACAACGTCTTCGCAGCTTACCGATGGATGCCGTTCCGACACGTTGGATTAACCAAGAGGGAGTACAGCTTATCACCTCCTTTGGAAAAACCAGCTTTTTTGTGTCGCCAGAAGAGAAAATCGGTATCAATGCTATACACAACCCCATACTGTACCGCTATTATCTCAAAGGCAATTGGACTTTGTATTAGGCTAT
Encoded proteins:
- a CDS encoding polyamine aminopropyltransferase; the protein is MTVETLTRKRKSLILKVALFATGLSGIVAEYILSTLASYFLGDSVFQWTMIVSLMLFSMGLGSRITSWFKGYLLEIFIGIEFLLSILVSFSAMIVYIAAGYTTYGGFFIYGLCMLIGLLIGLEIPLVTRLNEAYQDLRLNIASVMEKDYYGSLLGGVFFAFVGLPYLGLTYTPFVLGGVNFGVAILLFWRLKNLVVPQYQRTLTVAAFLTGVSLLAGAIFTDPIIQFAEQQKYKDKVVFAAQSKYQKIVITQWQNDYWLYLNGKQQFCTIDEAMYHEPLVHPAMQLFGQAREILVLGGGDGCAVRELLKYPSVEKITLVDLDPLMTNLAKTQPVLLSVNDSSFFDPRVHIVTQDAFKFMADNQAYYDVIISDLPDPNSVEINRLYTREMYQMCYRYLRPNGVMITQAGSPYFATKAFECIYQTLSDAGFQAVRMHNQIITFGEWGWVLGVKNEAITPEQVKQRLRSLPMDAVPTRWINQEGVQLITSFGKTSFFVSPEEKIGINAIHNPILYRYYLKGNWTLY